One stretch of Paraburkholderia fungorum DNA includes these proteins:
- the tgt gene encoding tRNA guanosine(34) transglycosylase Tgt — protein sequence MTDGHISSTRADHGAYLGDHVRPENGLKFELLGTDGQARRGRVTLNHGVVETPIFMPVGTYGTVKAVQPRELHEMHAQIILGNTFHLWLRPGLETIEAHGGLHRFMGWNKPILTDSGGFQVFSLGDLRKITEDGVTFASPINGDKLFLSPEVSMQIQKVLNSDIVMQFDECTPYATNNVPTSHQEAADSMRMSMRWAQRSIDEFKRLGNPNALFGIVQGGMFEDLRDESLAGLAEKDFHGLAIGGLSVGEPKEDMMRVLNHIGPKLPADKPHYLMGVGTPEDLVAGVAAGVDMFDCVMPTRNARNGWLFTRFGDIKIRNAVHKNSLRPLDEQCGCYTCRNFTRGYLHHLHRVGEILGAQLNTIHNLHYYLELMQEMRDSIDAKMFEPFRKRFHENRARGVEQAP from the coding sequence ATGACCGACGGTCACATCAGCAGCACGCGCGCCGACCACGGCGCGTATCTCGGCGACCACGTGCGCCCCGAAAACGGCCTCAAATTCGAACTGCTCGGCACCGACGGCCAGGCGCGCCGTGGCCGCGTCACGCTGAATCACGGCGTGGTCGAAACGCCGATCTTCATGCCGGTCGGCACCTACGGCACGGTGAAAGCCGTCCAGCCGCGCGAGCTTCACGAGATGCACGCGCAGATCATTCTCGGCAACACATTCCACCTGTGGCTGCGCCCCGGTCTCGAAACCATCGAGGCGCACGGCGGTCTGCACCGCTTCATGGGCTGGAATAAGCCGATCCTGACCGACTCCGGCGGTTTTCAGGTGTTTTCGCTTGGCGATCTGCGCAAGATCACCGAGGATGGCGTCACGTTTGCATCGCCGATCAACGGCGACAAGCTGTTCCTGTCGCCCGAAGTGTCGATGCAGATCCAGAAAGTGCTGAACTCGGACATCGTCATGCAGTTCGACGAATGCACGCCGTACGCGACCAATAACGTGCCGACCTCGCATCAGGAAGCGGCCGATTCGATGCGCATGTCGATGCGCTGGGCGCAGCGTTCGATCGACGAGTTCAAGCGCCTCGGCAACCCGAACGCGCTGTTCGGCATCGTCCAGGGCGGCATGTTCGAAGACCTGCGCGACGAGTCGCTGGCGGGTCTCGCGGAGAAGGATTTCCACGGTCTCGCGATCGGCGGTCTGTCGGTCGGCGAGCCGAAGGAAGACATGATGCGCGTGCTGAACCACATCGGCCCGAAGCTGCCCGCCGACAAGCCGCACTACCTGATGGGCGTGGGCACGCCGGAAGACCTGGTGGCGGGCGTAGCCGCCGGCGTCGACATGTTCGACTGCGTGATGCCGACCCGCAACGCGCGCAACGGCTGGCTGTTCACCCGTTTCGGCGACATCAAGATCCGTAACGCCGTGCACAAGAATTCGCTGCGCCCGCTTGACGAACAATGCGGCTGCTACACCTGCCGCAATTTCACGCGCGGTTATCTGCACCACCTGCATCGGGTAGGGGAAATCCTGGGTGCCCAGCTGAACACGATCCACAACCTGCACTACTACCTCGAACTGATGCAGGAAATGCGCGATTCGATCGACGCAAAAATGTTCGAGCCGTTCCGCAAACGCTTCCACGAAAACCGCGCGCGAGGCGTCGAACAGGCGCCCTGA
- the queA gene encoding tRNA preQ1(34) S-adenosylmethionine ribosyltransferase-isomerase QueA, with the protein MLTLSDFDFDLPPELIAQVALPERSASRLLEVDNSVSADTARLIDRRFAELPECIAPGDLLVFNDTKVLKARFLGQKASGGKVEVLVERLTGERTALAQIRASKSPQPGTTIRLADAFDVTLGERVEPFYTLHFPDDCLTLIEQFGRLPLPPYIEHDPDSTDETRYQTVFAQNPGAVAAPTAGLHFDEALLAKLDAHGVERATLTLHVGAGTFQPVRVENLDEHKMHSEWYHLPQSLADKIAATKARGNRVIAVGTTSMRALEAAARDADAAGRPLGAASTETDIFITPGYKFRVVDRLVTNFHLPKSTLLMLVSAFAGVETIRAAYRHAIEQRYRFFSYGDAMLLTRRDD; encoded by the coding sequence ATGCTTACGCTTTCCGATTTCGATTTCGATCTGCCACCCGAGCTGATCGCGCAAGTTGCGCTGCCCGAGCGCAGCGCCAGCCGTCTGCTCGAGGTGGACAACTCCGTTTCCGCCGACACCGCGCGTCTGATCGACCGCCGCTTTGCCGAGCTGCCCGAGTGCATCGCGCCCGGCGATCTGCTGGTCTTCAACGATACCAAAGTCCTGAAGGCGCGCTTCCTCGGCCAGAAGGCCAGTGGCGGCAAGGTCGAAGTGCTGGTAGAGCGCCTGACCGGCGAGCGCACCGCGCTCGCGCAGATCCGCGCGAGCAAGAGCCCGCAGCCGGGCACGACGATCCGTCTGGCCGACGCCTTCGACGTCACGCTCGGCGAGCGCGTCGAGCCGTTCTACACGCTGCATTTCCCCGACGACTGCCTGACGCTGATCGAGCAGTTCGGCCGTCTGCCGCTGCCGCCGTACATCGAGCACGATCCCGATTCGACCGACGAAACCCGCTACCAGACCGTGTTCGCGCAGAATCCAGGCGCAGTCGCGGCGCCCACGGCCGGCCTGCATTTCGACGAAGCGCTGCTCGCGAAACTCGACGCCCACGGCGTGGAGCGCGCGACGCTCACGCTGCACGTCGGCGCGGGCACGTTCCAGCCGGTGCGGGTCGAGAATCTCGACGAACACAAGATGCACAGCGAGTGGTATCACCTGCCGCAGTCGCTGGCCGACAAGATTGCCGCGACCAAAGCGCGCGGCAATCGCGTGATCGCGGTGGGCACGACCTCGATGCGCGCGCTCGAAGCCGCCGCGCGCGATGCCGACGCCGCCGGCCGTCCGCTGGGCGCGGCCAGCACCGAAACCGATATTTTCATCACGCCGGGGTATAAATTCCGCGTGGTCGACCGGCTGGTGACGAATTTCCATCTGCCGAAATCGACGTTGCTGATGCTGGTTTCAGCGTTCGCGGGCGTGGAAACGATCCGCGCCGCGTATCGTCACGCGATCGAGCAGCGTTACCGCTTTTTCAGTTACGGCGACGCGATGCTGCTGACGCGCCGCGACGACTGA
- the ilvD gene encoding dihydroxy-acid dehydratase, with protein sequence MPVYRSRTTTAGRNMAGARSLWRATGMKDEDFSKPIIAVVNSFTQFVPGHVHLKDLGQLVAREIEAAGGVAKEFNTIAVDDGIAMGHDGMLYSLPSRDIIADSVEYMVNAHCADAMVCISNCDKITPGMLIAAMRLNIPVIFVSGGPMEAGKTKLANPVTKTLEFKKLDLVDAMVIAADSSYSDADVAEVERSACPTCGSCSGMFTANSMNCLTEALGLSLPGNGTVVATHADREQLFKRAGRRIVELARQYYEEEVESILPRAVGFKAFENAMTLDIAMGGSTNTILHLLAIAREAEIDFTMDDIDRLSRIVPQLCKVAPNTNKYHIEDVHRAGGIMAILGELDRAGKLHTDVPTVHAPTLKDALDQWDIVRTQDEAVRTFYMAGPAGIPTQVAFSQNTRWPSLDTDRAEGCIRSYEHAFSKEGGLAVLTGNIALDGCVVKTAGVDESILVFEGTAHVTESQDEAVENILNDKVKAGDVVIVRYEGPKGGPGMQEMLYPTSYIKSKGLGKACALLTDGRFSGGTSGLSIGHCSPEAAAGGAIGLVRDGDKIRIDIPNRTIDVLLSDEELARRREEQNAKGWKPAKVRPRKVSAALKAYAKLVMSADKGAVRDLSLLDD encoded by the coding sequence ATGCCCGTATACCGTTCCAGAACCACTACCGCCGGCCGCAACATGGCAGGGGCACGCTCGCTGTGGCGCGCCACCGGCATGAAAGACGAAGATTTTTCGAAGCCGATCATCGCGGTCGTCAATTCGTTCACCCAGTTCGTGCCCGGTCACGTTCACCTGAAAGACCTCGGCCAGCTCGTCGCGCGCGAAATCGAAGCTGCGGGTGGCGTCGCCAAGGAATTCAACACCATTGCCGTCGACGACGGCATCGCCATGGGCCACGACGGCATGCTGTATTCGCTGCCGAGCCGCGACATCATCGCGGATTCGGTCGAATACATGGTCAACGCGCACTGCGCGGACGCGATGGTGTGCATCTCCAATTGCGACAAGATCACCCCGGGCATGCTGATCGCGGCGATGCGCCTGAACATTCCGGTGATCTTCGTGTCCGGCGGCCCGATGGAAGCCGGCAAGACGAAGCTCGCGAATCCGGTCACGAAGACGCTCGAATTCAAGAAGCTCGACCTCGTCGACGCGATGGTGATTGCAGCGGATTCGTCGTATTCCGACGCCGACGTGGCCGAAGTGGAACGCTCGGCATGCCCGACCTGCGGTTCGTGCTCGGGCATGTTCACGGCCAACTCGATGAACTGCCTGACCGAAGCGCTGGGTCTGTCGCTGCCGGGTAACGGCACGGTGGTCGCCACGCACGCCGACCGCGAGCAACTGTTCAAGCGCGCTGGCCGCCGTATCGTCGAACTGGCTCGCCAGTACTACGAAGAGGAAGTGGAAAGCATCCTGCCGCGCGCAGTGGGCTTCAAGGCGTTCGAAAACGCAATGACGCTCGACATCGCGATGGGCGGTTCCACCAACACCATCCTGCACTTGCTGGCGATTGCACGCGAAGCCGAAATCGACTTCACGATGGACGACATCGACCGTCTGTCGCGTATCGTGCCGCAGTTGTGCAAGGTCGCGCCGAACACGAACAAGTACCACATCGAAGACGTGCATCGCGCGGGCGGCATCATGGCGATCCTCGGCGAGCTGGATCGTGCGGGCAAGCTGCACACCGACGTGCCGACCGTGCACGCGCCGACGCTGAAAGACGCGCTGGATCAGTGGGACATCGTCCGTACGCAGGACGAAGCCGTGCGCACGTTCTATATGGCGGGACCGGCAGGAATTCCGACGCAGGTCGCGTTCAGCCAGAACACGCGCTGGCCGAGCCTCGATACGGATCGCGCCGAAGGCTGCATCCGTTCGTACGAGCACGCGTTCTCGAAGGAAGGCGGCCTGGCCGTGCTGACCGGCAACATCGCGCTGGATGGCTGCGTGGTGAAAACCGCGGGCGTCGACGAAAGCATTCTGGTGTTCGAAGGCACGGCTCACGTGACCGAGTCGCAGGATGAAGCGGTCGAGAACATCCTGAACGACAAGGTCAAGGCCGGCGATGTCGTGATCGTCCGCTACGAAGGCCCGAAGGGCGGCCCCGGCATGCAGGAAATGCTTTACCCGACGAGCTACATCAAGTCGAAGGGTCTGGGCAAAGCCTGTGCGCTGCTGACGGACGGCCGTTTCTCCGGCGGTACGTCGGGTCTGTCGATCGGTCACTGCTCGCCGGAAGCGGCAGCGGGCGGCGCGATTGGTCTGGTGCGCGACGGCGACAAGATCCGCATCGACATTCCGAACCGTACGATCGACGTGCTGCTGTCCGACGAGGAACTCGCGCGTCGTCGCGAAGAGCAGAACGCGAAGGGCTGGAAGCCGGCGAAGGTGCGTCCGCGTAAGGTGTCGGCGGCGCTGAAGGCGTATGCGAAGCTGGTGATGTCCGCGGATAAGGGCGCGGTGCGCGACCTGTCGCTGCTGGACGATTGA
- the yajC gene encoding preprotein translocase subunit YajC produces MSFISNAFAQGTATGGIESNLMSFLPLILMFGVLYFIMIRPQMKRQKEHRNMLAAMAKGDEVVTNGGIVGKVTKVGEAYVGVEISEGTEITVQKASVTTILPKGTIKSL; encoded by the coding sequence GTGTCGTTCATTTCCAATGCCTTTGCCCAAGGCACAGCAACAGGTGGCATTGAATCGAACCTGATGAGCTTCCTGCCGCTGATCCTGATGTTCGGCGTGCTGTACTTCATCATGATTCGCCCGCAAATGAAGCGCCAGAAAGAGCACCGCAACATGCTCGCAGCCATGGCCAAGGGCGACGAAGTGGTGACGAACGGCGGCATCGTGGGCAAGGTCACCAAGGTGGGTGAGGCTTACGTCGGCGTCGAAATCTCGGAAGGCACGGAAATCACCGTGCAAAAAGCGTCGGTCACGACGATTCTCCCGAAGGGCACGATCAAGTCGCTGTAA
- a CDS encoding catalase, whose amino-acid sequence MSEQKLTNAAGAPVADNQNSMTAGVRGPVVLQDVWLLEKLAHFDREVIPERRVHAKGAGAFGTLKVTHDISRYTKAKVFAEVGKETPLFMRFSTVAGERGAADAERDVRGFSIKFYTEEGNWDVVGNNTPVFFIRDPLKFPDFIHTQKRDPYTNMRSNVAAWDFWSRHPESLHQVTILMSDRGIPQNFRQMHGFGSHTYSFINASNERFWVKFHFKSMQGIENFTDAEAAQVVAQDRESAQRDLLGNIDAGNFPKWRFAIQIMPEADAATYRFNPFDITKVWSQKDYPLIDVGTIELNRNAQNYFADVEQAAFTPANVVPGIGFSPDRLLQGRLFSYGDTQRYRLGINHHQIPVNASRVANPHSFHRDGGMRVDGNLGGNVNYEPNRFGDFAQDASASEPPLAAGTVDRYDHRADDDYYTQPGMLFALFDDAQRERLFGNIARHIDGVPQDIVARQIEHFRRADPAYAEGVIAALARLQEGRTK is encoded by the coding sequence ATGTCCGAACAGAAGCTCACCAACGCCGCTGGCGCACCCGTCGCCGATAACCAGAATTCGATGACCGCAGGCGTGCGCGGTCCGGTCGTTCTGCAAGATGTCTGGCTGCTCGAAAAGCTCGCCCATTTCGACCGCGAAGTGATTCCCGAGCGCCGCGTTCACGCGAAGGGTGCGGGCGCGTTCGGCACACTGAAGGTCACGCACGACATCTCGCGCTACACGAAAGCCAAAGTGTTCGCCGAAGTCGGCAAGGAAACGCCGCTTTTCATGCGCTTTTCGACGGTGGCGGGTGAGCGAGGCGCAGCCGACGCCGAGCGCGACGTGCGCGGCTTCTCGATCAAGTTCTACACGGAAGAGGGCAACTGGGACGTGGTCGGCAACAACACGCCGGTGTTCTTCATTCGCGATCCGCTGAAGTTTCCGGACTTCATCCACACGCAAAAGCGCGACCCGTACACCAACATGCGCAGCAACGTCGCTGCGTGGGATTTCTGGTCGCGTCACCCTGAATCGCTGCATCAGGTGACGATTCTGATGAGCGACCGCGGCATTCCGCAGAATTTCCGGCAGATGCACGGTTTCGGCTCGCACACGTACTCGTTCATCAACGCGAGCAACGAGCGCTTCTGGGTGAAATTCCACTTCAAGTCGATGCAGGGCATCGAGAATTTCACCGATGCCGAAGCCGCCCAGGTCGTCGCGCAGGACCGTGAAAGCGCGCAGCGCGATCTGCTCGGCAACATCGACGCGGGCAATTTTCCGAAGTGGCGTTTTGCGATTCAGATCATGCCGGAAGCGGATGCCGCGACGTATCGCTTCAATCCGTTCGACATCACTAAGGTGTGGTCGCAGAAAGACTATCCGCTGATCGACGTCGGCACAATCGAGTTGAATCGCAACGCGCAAAACTATTTCGCGGATGTCGAGCAGGCTGCGTTCACGCCCGCCAATGTCGTACCGGGAATCGGCTTTTCGCCGGACCGCCTGTTGCAAGGCCGCCTGTTCTCGTACGGCGATACGCAGCGTTATCGCCTCGGCATCAACCACCATCAGATCCCGGTGAATGCGTCGCGGGTGGCCAATCCGCATTCGTTCCATCGCGATGGCGGCATGCGTGTGGATGGCAATCTCGGCGGCAACGTGAACTACGAGCCGAACCGTTTCGGCGACTTCGCTCAGGACGCGAGCGCGTCGGAACCGCCGCTCGCGGCAGGCACGGTGGATCGCTACGACCATCGCGCGGACGACGATTACTACACGCAGCCGGGCATGCTGTTCGCGCTGTTCGACGACGCGCAACGTGAGCGTCTGTTCGGCAATATCGCGCGCCATATCGATGGCGTGCCGCAGGACATCGTCGCGCGGCAGATCGAGCATTTCCGCCGCGCCGACCCGGCTTATGCGGAGGGTGTCATCGCCGCACTGGCCCGGTTGCAGGAAGGCCGCACGAAGTAA
- the ubiA gene encoding 4-hydroxybenzoate octaprenyltransferase — MFARLPLYLRLVRMDKPIGSLLLLWPTLNALWIASDGHPSWPLLVIFTVGTVLMRSAGCAINDYADRDFDRYVKRTENRPITSGKIKAWEAVALAAGLSLLAFLLILPLNTLTKELSVAALFVAGSYPFTKRFLAIPQAYLGIAFGFGIPMAFAAIQDHVPILAWVMLLANVFWSVAYDTEYAMVDRDDDIKIGIRTSALTFGRFDVAAIMLCYAATLGIYVGIGVMLGFGVLYWLGWAVAVGCAIYHYTLIRNRDRMACFAAFRHNNWLGGALFVGIAAHYAVAAI; from the coding sequence ATGTTCGCCCGACTTCCCCTGTATTTGCGGCTCGTCCGCATGGACAAGCCGATCGGCAGCCTGCTGCTGCTGTGGCCGACGCTCAACGCGCTGTGGATCGCGTCCGACGGGCATCCGTCGTGGCCGCTGCTGGTGATTTTCACGGTGGGCACGGTGCTGATGCGCTCGGCGGGCTGCGCGATCAACGATTACGCGGATCGCGATTTCGACCGCTACGTCAAGCGCACCGAAAATCGGCCGATCACGTCGGGCAAGATCAAGGCATGGGAAGCCGTGGCGCTGGCGGCAGGCTTGTCGTTGCTGGCATTTCTGCTGATTCTGCCGCTGAATACGCTGACCAAGGAGTTGTCGGTCGCGGCACTGTTTGTCGCCGGCTCGTATCCGTTCACCAAGCGCTTCCTCGCCATTCCGCAGGCCTATCTGGGCATTGCTTTCGGCTTCGGCATTCCGATGGCGTTCGCGGCGATCCAGGATCACGTGCCGATACTCGCTTGGGTGATGTTGCTCGCCAACGTATTCTGGTCGGTCGCGTACGACACCGAATACGCGATGGTCGATCGCGACGACGACATCAAGATCGGCATTCGCACGTCCGCGCTGACGTTCGGCCGCTTCGACGTCGCGGCGATCATGCTGTGCTACGCGGCGACGCTGGGCATTTACGTCGGCATCGGCGTGATGCTGGGGTTCGGCGTGCTGTACTGGCTGGGATGGGCGGTGGCCGTGGGCTGCGCGATCTATCACTACACGCTGATTCGGAACCGCGACCGGATGGCGTGTTTCGCGGCGTTCCGGCATAACAACTGGCTCGGCGGCGCGCTGTTTGTCGGGATTGCCGCGCATTATGCGGTGGCTGCGATTTGA
- the recG gene encoding ATP-dependent DNA helicase RecG yields the protein MPLSDRRLPSANDEPGAEPKRRVARKGEAVEVAVAAGLTAHRRGGTSADGQPDIEPEANPGDTSVDALSHASSHSSGEASSKVPPNEFGDKPAGSSAGRSTSKSSSKSAAKAPVKTVDKLAKLGLTRDIDLVLHLPMRYEDETSLTPIGHLLPGGISQTEGVVFDNEIAYRPRRQLLVKLHDDAGDELVLRFLNFYGSQVKQMAIGARLRVRGDVRGGFFGMEMVHPAVRVVDEDTPLPQALTPVYPSTAGVTQAYLRKSIDNALSRTSLPELLPESIARTYMQPLGVPSLMDAVRTLHHPGVQSDETALIDGTHPAWVRIKFEELLAQQMSLKRAHDERRTRAAPAMPRRKLGDEAALVARLLKALPFALTKAQERVGGEIALDLTQPHPMQRLLQGDVGSGKTIVAALAAAQAIDAGYQAALMAPTEILAEQHARKLRGWLEPLGVSVAWLAGSLKTKEKRAAIEAAALGTAQLVIGTHAIIQDAVEFARLGLVIVDEQHRFGVAQRLALRAKAQNAADGARDFQPHQLMMSATPIPRTLAMTYYADLDVSTIDELPPGRTPILTKLVSDARREEVISRVREAALTGRQVYWVCPLIEESETLQLQTAVETYETLVAALPELKVGLVHGRLAPAEKAAVMDAFTRNEVQLLVATTVIEVGVDVPNASLMVIEHAERFGLAQLHQLRGRVGRGSAASVCVLLYTGPLSMTARARLQTMRETADGFEIARRDLEIRGPGEFLGARQSGAAMLRFADLENDQWLIEPAREAAAALLEKYPEVVIQHLARWLGAREQYLKA from the coding sequence ATGCCTTTGTCCGACCGCCGATTGCCCTCCGCTAACGATGAACCGGGCGCCGAACCGAAGCGCCGCGTCGCACGGAAGGGTGAGGCGGTTGAGGTGGCGGTGGCCGCCGGTTTGACGGCGCACAGGCGCGGGGGCACGTCCGCGGACGGCCAGCCTGATATCGAGCCGGAGGCGAACCCAGGCGACACGTCAGTTGACGCATTGAGTCATGCATCGAGCCATTCGTCGGGTGAAGCATCGAGCAAGGTCCCGCCAAACGAATTCGGCGACAAGCCAGCAGGCAGTTCCGCTGGCCGCTCGACCTCGAAGTCCTCCAGCAAATCCGCCGCCAAGGCTCCCGTCAAAACCGTCGACAAGCTCGCCAAGCTCGGCCTCACCCGCGACATCGATCTCGTGCTGCATCTGCCGATGCGCTACGAGGACGAAACCTCGCTGACGCCGATCGGACACCTGCTGCCAGGCGGCATTTCACAAACCGAAGGCGTGGTGTTCGACAACGAGATCGCGTATCGCCCGCGCCGTCAGTTGCTGGTGAAACTGCACGACGACGCCGGCGACGAACTCGTGCTGCGCTTCCTGAATTTCTACGGCTCGCAGGTCAAGCAGATGGCAATCGGCGCGCGGCTGCGGGTGCGCGGCGACGTGCGCGGCGGTTTCTTCGGCATGGAGATGGTCCACCCGGCCGTGCGCGTCGTCGATGAAGACACGCCGCTGCCGCAGGCGCTGACGCCGGTCTATCCGAGCACCGCAGGCGTGACGCAGGCGTATCTGCGTAAATCGATCGATAACGCGCTGTCGCGCACGTCGTTGCCGGAACTGCTGCCCGAGTCGATCGCGCGAACTTACATGCAGCCGCTCGGCGTGCCGTCGCTGATGGACGCCGTGCGCACGCTGCATCATCCGGGCGTGCAGTCCGACGAGACTGCGTTGATCGACGGCACGCATCCGGCGTGGGTGCGCATCAAGTTCGAAGAGTTGCTCGCGCAGCAGATGTCGTTGAAGCGCGCGCATGACGAGCGCCGCACGCGCGCCGCGCCGGCCATGCCGCGCCGCAAGCTGGGCGACGAAGCGGCGCTGGTCGCGCGTCTGTTGAAGGCGTTGCCGTTTGCGTTGACGAAGGCGCAGGAGCGCGTCGGCGGAGAAATTGCGCTCGATCTGACACAGCCGCATCCGATGCAGCGTCTGCTGCAAGGTGACGTCGGTAGCGGCAAGACGATCGTGGCCGCGCTGGCCGCCGCGCAGGCGATCGACGCCGGTTACCAGGCCGCGCTGATGGCGCCGACCGAAATCCTCGCCGAACAGCACGCGCGCAAATTGCGCGGCTGGCTGGAACCGCTCGGTGTGAGCGTCGCGTGGCTGGCGGGCAGCCTGAAGACCAAAGAAAAGCGCGCCGCAATCGAAGCCGCCGCGCTCGGCACTGCGCAACTCGTGATCGGCACGCACGCGATCATTCAGGACGCGGTGGAGTTCGCGCGCCTCGGGCTCGTGATCGTCGACGAACAGCACCGTTTCGGCGTCGCGCAGCGGCTCGCGTTGCGCGCGAAGGCGCAGAACGCCGCCGATGGCGCGCGCGACTTCCAGCCGCATCAACTGATGATGTCCGCGACGCCGATTCCGCGCACGCTCGCGATGACCTATTACGCCGACCTCGACGTATCGACCATCGACGAGTTGCCGCCCGGCCGCACGCCGATCCTGACCAAGCTCGTGTCCGACGCGCGCCGCGAAGAGGTGATCAGCCGCGTGCGCGAGGCCGCGCTGACGGGGCGTCAGGTGTACTGGGTGTGTCCGCTGATCGAGGAGAGCGAGACCTTGCAGTTGCAGACCGCGGTCGAGACTTACGAGACGCTGGTCGCGGCGCTCCCGGAACTGAAGGTCGGCCTCGTGCATGGACGCCTTGCGCCCGCCGAGAAAGCCGCCGTGATGGACGCGTTCACGCGCAACGAAGTGCAGTTGCTGGTCGCGACGACGGTGATCGAAGTGGGCGTCGACGTGCCGAACGCATCGCTGATGGTGATCGAACATGCCGAGCGCTTCGGCCTCGCGCAGTTGCACCAGTTGCGCGGACGGGTGGGGCGAGGCAGCGCGGCATCGGTATGCGTGCTGCTCTACACCGGCCCGCTGTCGATGACCGCCCGGGCACGTCTGCAAACCATGCGCGAAACCGCCGACGGCTTCGAGATCGCCCGCCGCGATCTGGAAATTCGCGGCCCCGGTGAGTTCCTGGGCGCGCGGCAATCGGGCGCGGCCATGCTGCGTTTCGCCGATCTCGAAAACGATCAATGGCTGATCGAACCGGCGCGCGAGGCGGCTGCGGCTCTCCTCGAAAAATATCCCGAGGTGGTGATCCAGCATCTGGCGCGCTGGCTCGGTGCGCGTGAGCAGTATCTGAAGGCATGA
- a CDS encoding LysR substrate-binding domain-containing protein, whose translation MTLTELKYIVAVARERHFGRAAEACFVSQPTLSVAIKKLEDELNVQIFERGTSEVSVTPIGEQIVTQAQRVLEQTLAIKEIAKQGKDPLVGPLRLGVIYTIGPYLLPTLVKQMIKRVPQMPLMLQENYTLKLIELLKQGEIDVAIMALPFPETGLMLRPLYDEPFVVALPSGHAWENRPKIDADDLKQETMLLLGSGHCFRDHVLGVCPELMRFSQNADGIQKTFEGSSLETIRHMVASGVGITVLPRMSVHEVKPHAGGIDAGLLSYVAFDEPVPDRRVVLAWRKSFTRMPAIDAICDAISACDLPGVKKLDLPVAVN comes from the coding sequence ATGACGCTCACCGAATTGAAATACATCGTTGCGGTTGCCCGCGAGCGGCACTTTGGCCGGGCTGCCGAAGCGTGTTTCGTCAGCCAGCCGACCCTGTCGGTGGCGATCAAGAAGCTCGAAGACGAACTCAACGTGCAGATTTTCGAGCGCGGCACCAGTGAAGTCAGCGTCACGCCCATCGGTGAACAGATCGTCACGCAAGCTCAGCGCGTGCTGGAGCAGACGCTGGCCATCAAGGAAATCGCGAAGCAGGGCAAAGATCCGCTGGTCGGACCGTTGCGGCTCGGCGTGATCTACACGATCGGACCGTACCTGCTGCCCACGCTCGTCAAGCAGATGATCAAGCGCGTCCCGCAGATGCCGCTGATGCTGCAGGAAAATTACACGCTCAAGCTGATCGAACTGCTCAAGCAGGGCGAAATCGACGTCGCCATCATGGCGCTGCCGTTTCCCGAAACCGGGCTGATGCTGCGTCCGCTGTACGACGAGCCGTTTGTCGTCGCGTTGCCGTCGGGTCATGCGTGGGAAAACCGCCCGAAAATCGACGCCGACGATCTGAAGCAGGAAACCATGCTGCTGCTCGGAAGCGGTCACTGCTTCCGCGATCACGTGCTGGGTGTGTGCCCTGAACTGATGCGTTTTTCGCAGAACGCGGACGGTATCCAGAAGACGTTCGAGGGTTCGTCGCTCGAGACGATTCGCCATATGGTCGCGAGCGGCGTTGGAATTACCGTGCTGCCGCGCATGTCGGTGCATGAGGTTAAGCCGCACGCAGGCGGTATCGACGCCGGTCTGCTCAGCTACGTCGCGTTCGACGAGCCCGTGCCGGATCGCCGCGTGGTGCTCGCGTGGCGCAAGAGCTTCACGCGGATGCCTGCTATCGATGCGATTTGCGACGCGATCAGTGCGTGCGATCTGCCGGGCGTCAAGAAGCTGGACCTGCCCGTCGCCGTCAACTGA
- a CDS encoding Dps family protein gives MAKKEATVAAVQHVNIGISDKDRKKIAEGLSRLLADTYTLYLKTHNFHWNVTGPMFNTLHLMFETQYNELALAVDSIAERIRALGVHAPGSYKEFAKLSSIPEADGVPAAEEMIRQLVEGQEAVVRTARAIFPSTEAANDEPTADLLTQRMQTHEKTAWMLRSMLA, from the coding sequence ATGGCCAAGAAAGAAGCCACAGTCGCAGCCGTACAGCACGTCAATATCGGAATCAGCGACAAGGATCGCAAGAAGATCGCAGAAGGTCTGTCGCGTCTGCTCGCCGACACCTACACGTTGTATCTGAAGACCCACAACTTCCACTGGAACGTGACGGGTCCGATGTTCAACACGTTGCACCTGATGTTCGAAACGCAATACAACGAACTGGCGCTCGCGGTCGACTCGATCGCTGAACGTATCCGCGCGCTGGGCGTGCATGCGCCGGGCAGCTACAAGGAATTCGCGAAGCTGTCGTCGATCCCGGAAGCGGACGGCGTGCCGGCTGCCGAAGAAATGATCCGCCAGCTGGTGGAAGGTCAGGAAGCCGTGGTGCGTACCGCACGCGCGATTTTCCCGTCGACGGAAGCAGCGAACGACGAACCGACCGCCGACCTGCTGACGCAACGCATGCAAACGCACGAAAAGACCGCGTGGATGCTGCGCTCGATGCTCGCTTGA